The following proteins are co-located in the Clostridiales bacterium genome:
- a CDS encoding regulatory protein RecX has protein sequence MSIERKRIEKNKENNGSQKISSFDCRDTALLFLNRRDRSVHEVRQHLASRDFDREEIDVAIAELIELGYLDDFRYCENYLRYAMGKGRGPGRVAAELKDKGLDPALIQEIVKEGFGKDAEKEAAMKEAQKILHAKSSFYAAAELINSGSNGESFDEGGENIPREIDDKTIAKIGRRLSSLGYRTDVIYDIMSRIRKKSDFFDL, from the coding sequence ATGAGTATTGAAAGAAAGAGGATTGAAAAAAATAAGGAGAATAACGGAAGCCAGAAAATCAGTTCCTTTGATTGCCGCGATACAGCATTGCTGTTTTTAAACCGGAGGGACAGAAGTGTTCATGAAGTTAGACAGCATCTAGCTTCAAGAGACTTTGACAGGGAGGAAATCGATGTTGCGATCGCAGAATTGATAGAACTTGGTTACCTTGATGATTTCCGTTATTGTGAAAATTATCTTCGGTACGCAATGGGCAAAGGTCGCGGTCCTGGACGCGTTGCCGCGGAGCTCAAAGATAAGGGACTTGACCCCGCCTTGATACAAGAAATCGTTAAGGAAGGCTTCGGCAAGGATGCAGAAAAAGAAGCAGCAATGAAAGAGGCGCAGAAAATTCTGCATGCAAAGAGTTCATTTTATGCAGCAGCAGAACTCATCAATTCCGGCAGTAACGGAGAAAGCTTTGATGAAGGCGGAGAAAACATCCCCAGGGAAATCGATGATAAAACCATTGCGAAAATTGGCAGGAGACTTTCTTCACTCGGCTATCGTACCGATGTAATCTATGACATCATGAGCCGGATCAGAAAAAAATCCGACTTCTTCGATCTTTAA
- a CDS encoding MBL fold metallo-hydrolase: protein MRIQILSENRTNHTECMAEHGLAVYIETDEKTLVFDMGGSQLYLDNADKLKIDLTQADAAVISHGHYDHTGGIPSFCKLNKNAPIYIHKEAFGATYGMEDGKLDEESCGIRWTEEEKKMLQGRLILTEGPLWLTNDIVISGTIPKTDVFTPTEQFYIKGQDGELRPDEMNHEQFLAIRLKGDRETGRGIFIFSGCSHTGVIPCISYAKELFPGEKILGLLAGMHLYHTKGDDLNQILDQIAAEEMEYVIPVHCTGMEGICGLKLRLGSRCIPAGVGDQLIF from the coding sequence ATGAGAATCCAAATACTAAGTGAAAACAGAACCAATCATACGGAATGCATGGCAGAGCATGGGCTGGCAGTCTATATTGAGACGGATGAGAAGACGCTGGTTTTTGATATGGGAGGTTCTCAGTTATATCTTGATAATGCAGATAAATTAAAGATTGACCTTACACAAGCAGACGCGGCGGTCATCAGTCACGGTCATTACGATCATACAGGCGGGATACCATCCTTCTGCAAATTGAATAAAAATGCACCAATTTATATCCATAAGGAAGCTTTTGGAGCTACATATGGTATGGAGGATGGAAAGCTGGATGAAGAAAGCTGTGGGATACGCTGGACAGAAGAGGAAAAGAAAATGCTGCAAGGTAGATTAATCCTTACAGAGGGACCCCTTTGGCTGACAAATGACATCGTAATCTCCGGAACCATACCTAAGACAGATGTTTTCACTCCCACAGAGCAATTTTATATCAAAGGGCAGGATGGCGAATTAAGACCGGATGAGATGAATCACGAGCAGTTTCTGGCAATACGATTAAAAGGGGATCGAGAAACCGGTAGGGGGATTTTTATTTTTTCTGGATGCAGCCATACCGGTGTGATTCCATGTATTTCCTATGCAAAGGAGCTGTTCCCAGGCGAAAAGATCCTTGGACTGCTGGCAGGTATGCATCTGTATCATACGAAGGGTGATGATTTAAATCAAATCCTGGATCAGATTGCTGCAGAAGAGATGGAGTATGTCATACCGGTACACTGCACTGGCATGGAAGGTATCTGCGGACTCAAACTGAGGCTGGGCAGCCGCTGTATTCCAGCGGGAGTGGGAGATCAGCTCATCTTTTAA
- a CDS encoding DMT family transporter — MSKKSISIKTEKRKAAEGEQGQTPGNIKVYGSAVLFSFIVGFSFIGVKTCVSIATPLETLTYRFNFAFLAALVVVLFGVVKINLKEKPRIKLALTAGFYVGFMILQTIGLLFATSIESGILFAIIPILAKIIAGFFLKESTSWKQNIFVCLSVAAVILMFVLGSTDLTVNLIGLVILFLASIFMAISNVMMRYVRKIYQPFEITFFITAGGCILFNLAMILFGLKNGTLGSYFDPLTHSDFILATLYLGIPSTLISAMLMAYMLAHMEAVKATIFGNLSTAISIVAGVIVLGEPLEFYHILCTVLIIIGVVGLSMPSMAKKEGEL; from the coding sequence ATGAGCAAGAAGTCAATTTCAATTAAAACCGAAAAGAGGAAGGCAGCAGAAGGAGAGCAGGGACAAACGCCTGGAAATATCAAGGTCTATGGCAGCGCCGTACTATTTTCCTTTATCGTCGGATTCTCATTTATTGGAGTAAAAACCTGCGTTTCCATAGCAACGCCTCTGGAAACCTTGACCTACCGATTTAATTTTGCATTTCTTGCGGCCTTAGTTGTTGTTCTCTTCGGGGTTGTCAAAATTAATCTGAAGGAGAAGCCACGTATCAAGCTTGCTTTGACCGCCGGATTTTATGTTGGCTTCATGATTTTACAGACCATAGGACTTTTGTTTGCAACTTCTATTGAAAGCGGGATTCTTTTTGCGATCATACCGATTTTGGCAAAGATCATTGCAGGCTTTTTTTTGAAGGAGAGTACGAGTTGGAAGCAGAATATCTTTGTCTGCCTTTCAGTGGCAGCTGTTATCCTGATGTTTGTGCTGGGATCCACAGACCTTACTGTCAATCTGATCGGTCTTGTCATACTGTTTCTGGCGAGCATTTTTATGGCAATCAGCAATGTGATGATGAGATATGTGAGAAAGATCTATCAACCGTTTGAAATCACTTTTTTTATCACAGCCGGAGGCTGTATCCTGTTTAATCTTGCAATGATTTTATTTGGTCTTAAGAATGGAACGCTGGGAAGCTACTTTGATCCCCTGACCCATTCGGACTTTATATTGGCGACATTGTATCTGGGGATTCCGTCCACCTTGATTTCAGCTATGCTTATGGCCTACATGCTTGCTCATATGGAGGCGGTAAAAGCGACGATATTCGGAAATCTTTCCACAGCGATTTCCATTGTAGCGGGTGTGATCGTTTTAGGAGAACCATTGGAATTCTATCATATTCTGTGTACGGTATTGATCATCATCGGTGTTGTAGGCCTAAGCATGCCATCCATGGCAAAAAAAGAAGGAGAGTTATAG